The genomic interval ATCCAGTGGCACTTCGTGCAGGATGGACGTGGCGTGAGATCGAATCAGTCGAGAGATTCCGTCTTCGTCAAGTGTTTCACTGTGAAGACCAAAATCCCGTGCTTCGCGAATCGCCGTCTTGGCTTCAGAGAGTTGTTCGCTTGCGCTCTTGGAATCAACCGGCGCGGCGAGCTGCCGCTGGGCAACATCAATGGCTTGGGCGGCGTAGCTGAGTGACTGCCACGCAGACGTTTCTGCCGACATCCACGCTTTGACGCTGTACTCGCGACTGGCGTCATCCAAACGCTCCAACGCTAGCTTGCGACAGGTCGATGGGGTGACCGACTGCAGCCATTGCGATTTGGGCTCTGGTTGTTTTGTTCGAGCGGTCACGTCAGCCGGCTGCATCGGTGTTGCCGCGGGCAACGCTGGGATCAAATCCTGACGCACCGACACGCTTTGGCTGACGTCGGGCTGCGTTTTGACGGACGCCGGCGGTCGCTGACTCGGCTGAGAAATGGGAGCCGTTGCGGGTTGTGCTACCACAGCCCCAAGCTGCTCAGCGTGCAGGCCAAGCGGTGGCGGTGGAGGCAAGTACGTTGGTCGCGAAAGGTTCGGCGGAACGGCCGGCATCGCATTGGACGCAGCAACGATGGGAGCGAAAACAGGACGGTCGTCTTGAGACGGAGTCGGCAGACGTTGAGGAATCGGCCGAGCAGCGGCGGCTGGACGCAATGACGCTGCGATTGCCGGCAAATCACTCGATGCGACTTGCTGGTGAACGTACGCGGGTCGCTGCGTCATCGGCGGCGTGACGTTCGAAGTCGCCGGTGGGGCTGGCAATCGTATCGCCGCAATGGGAGCCGATTTCACCGCCGGAGCTGATTCCATCTCGGTCGTCGATGAGCTTGTACCATCCTTCGAGCGGTCGTTCCGCTGATCAGCTTCCGCAGACTCGCTAAAGAATGGATTCAGGTAGGTATCCGCCACGAGGTTGGCGGCGGGGCAAGCGAGCAGCAGCGCCAGGAACACTCGGCGAAGTCTACGACGCGACCATTCCGCACGGCGTCCGCTGTTCTGTGTCATAGTTAGCATCCCTGCAACCAAGCTTTCGCTAGCCCTGTTGAGCTAGCATTCCGATCCAATGATTTCAACCGTCGCAACCCTGAGGACACGACGTTGTGGGAGTAATCGGACCAAACGCACCAGAGATCATTGACAAACCCTGCCGGTACGATCGTCGCGACCAATCCCGGCCAGAGGAACTGGCATAACCGACAAAGCTTAACAGCCGGGGAGTCAGGCTGGAGAAGGCCGTCCGTAGTGATAGCCTTGGCCGAGATCGAAGCCGAGATCTTTGCAGGCTTCGGCTTCCTCGAGTGTCTCGACACCCTCCGCCAGTGCTCGTATTTCTAAGTCTCTGACCATTTGCACCAACGTTTGCAGCATTCGTCGCCGATGCGTGTCTGCGGTATCGATCGCACGGATGAGCGAGATGTCAAACTTGACAAAATTTGGACGCGATTCGATCAGTTCGGCCAATCGCGCCTGACCGGCACCAAAATCGTCAAATGCGAGCCGGATATCCAGGTCCTTCATGGCACTGGAAAGCTCTGACATCAGTCGACGATTGGTCACCGCGGCTTCATGGATTTCGAGGACCAGGTCGGTGTTGCCCGACATCTCGCGGACTTTGACCAGGGAATGAATCAATCCCTGGCTGTCGGTCATTTCCTTGGGGTGTGTGTTGACAAACAGGGTCGGATGGCCGGGCAATTCTCGCCCTACTCGAATGCCTTCCCAGCGGAGCAACCGACTCAGTTCGACTTCCATGTTCAACTGCTCAGCGGCTTGAAACATAGCACCGACGGACTCGAGGCCAAAAACGCTACCGCGTCCCAGCACTTCGTATCCCACTGTCGCGTTGTCATCGATGTCGATGATCACTTGAAAGTGGGGACGGACGAGACGTTGGTTCATCATCCGATCGAACTGAACGAGCGCCAGGGCTTCGTCACAGACATTTCGAGCGAGGGTTCCGGAGGCATGTCCGGTGGGCGACTGACGGAGCACCCGAAAGGGCGCTTCGGCAAAATGGATCAGGTCCTCTTCACCCACCGGGACTTCTTCCGTGACACGCTTGCCGTTGACGTAAGTCCCGTTGGTGCTACCCAAGTCTTGCAGATAGAGTCGGCCTTCACGCACGCTCAGTCGGGCATGGTTGCCGCTGACGGTTCGATATTGCAACCTCAATGCGTTTCCGGATTTGCGACCCACGACAAAATCCGGCTCGTCGATCGCGAAATGGCGTAGCGAATCTTCGGGTTGTAGGGATCCCGAGAGAAACCACACATCGCCGTGCACGACCGTGCTCGTACGAAGTCGATCAAAGGCGACGCTATCGATCGAAGGCATGTGAATTCGTCCAGAACCAGCGTGAAGGATGAAGGCAGTAATCAGTGAAAACATAGGTTGCATACAACGCGTGGCGACTGGCGTCACATTTTTCTTGCTCTCACCGCGGTTGAAATGCTTCGCCCTGCGAATTCTCGCTGCATCACGGACTGAGTTTCATCAGACACTAAGTGCGAGCTAGTTTTCAACCGATCGGTCTGCCAGTGCCGAACCAATCACCGTCCTTGAAAACCTCATATTCGTCATGAACTCTCTGATCCACGAAACACAAT from Stieleria varia carries:
- a CDS encoding EAL domain-containing protein, whose amino-acid sequence is MPSIDSVAFDRLRTSTVVHGDVWFLSGSLQPEDSLRHFAIDEPDFVVGRKSGNALRLQYRTVSGNHARLSVREGRLYLQDLGSTNGTYVNGKRVTEEVPVGEEDLIHFAEAPFRVLRQSPTGHASGTLARNVCDEALALVQFDRMMNQRLVRPHFQVIIDIDDNATVGYEVLGRGSVFGLESVGAMFQAAEQLNMEVELSRLLRWEGIRVGRELPGHPTLFVNTHPKEMTDSQGLIHSLVKVREMSGNTDLVLEIHEAAVTNRRLMSELSSAMKDLDIRLAFDDFGAGQARLAELIESRPNFVKFDISLIRAIDTADTHRRRMLQTLVQMVRDLEIRALAEGVETLEEAEACKDLGFDLGQGYHYGRPSPA